The Raphanus sativus cultivar WK10039 chromosome 2, ASM80110v3, whole genome shotgun sequence genome includes a region encoding these proteins:
- the LOC108836425 gene encoding zinc finger protein SHOOT GRAVITROPISM 5 — protein sequence MAEQQDHHKELQLLPSPPSTESPVRKLRATVITTDHHHSSSMIHQDLDLKLSISLSTIPTATVEHLSDGGGGGGGVEDLKWQAAEQIRLAAIEKAYAERVRELTRREMEMAQAEFARARVIWQKAREGVERAERMKERSMTKIDTTCLEITCHSCRQRFRP from the exons atggCTGAACAACAAGATCATCACAAAGAGCTTCAGCTTTTGCCTTCTCCACCGTCGACGGAATCTCCGGTTAGGAAACTCCGAGCAACAGTTATAACAACCGATCACCACCATTCCTCATCCATGATCCACCAAGATCTCGACCTCAAACTCTCCATCAGCCTCAGCACAATTCCAACGGCGACGGTGGAGCATCTAAGCGAtggcggaggaggaggtggtggtgtgGAGGACCTGAAGTGGCAGGCAGCGGAGCAGATAAGACTAGCGGCGATAGAGAAAGCTTACGCGGAGAGAGTCAGAGAGCTGACTCGCCGTGAGATGGAGATGGCTCAAGCTGAATTTGCTCGTGCAAG GGTGATATGGCAGAAGGCTAGGGAGGGGGTGGAGAGAGCGGAGAGGATGAAGGAGAGATCAATGACAAAGATCGATACGACTTGCTTGGAGATCACTTGCCACTCTTGCAGGCAACGGTTTAGGCCTTAA